Genomic DNA from Pistricoccus aurantiacus:
TCCCGCCACGTCTTCATCGACGAACACACGCTGCCGGATATCACCCGCCTGCCGATCGGCACCGCCTGGTCCTACTTCAAGAATCTCGAACTTGCCGGACGCCGAGGCGAGATCGCTGTCAAGATCATCAACGAGATCCACGCCCGCCTGGAGTTCCTGGTCAACGTGGGTCTCGACTATCTGACCCTGGAGCGCAGCGCCGATACCCTGTCCGGCGGGGAAGCTCAGCGCATTCGTCTGGCCAGCCAGATCGGCGCGGGCCTGGTGGGGGTGATGTACATTCTCGACGAGCCGTCCATCGGCCTGCACCAGCGAGACAACGACCGGCTGCTCAAGACCCTGGAACGCCTCCGGGATCTGGGTAACACGGTGATCGTGGTCGAGCACGACGAAGAGGCGATCCTCGCGGCGGATCACGTGCTGGATATCGGGCCCGGCGCCGGTGTCCACGGCGGGCGGGTGGTTGCCCAAGGCACGCCTCAGCAGGTCAAGGACTGCACGGCGTCGCTGACCGGCCAGTATCTTTCCGGCACCCGGCGCATCGAGCTGCCGTCGCACCGTATTCCCGGCAATCCCGAGAAGATTCTGCGTCTGGTCGGCGCCACCGGTAACAACCTGCAGGATGTCACCCTGGAGCTGCCTCTTGGGCTATTCATCTGCGTCACCGGGGTTTCCGGTTCCGGCAAGTCGACCCTGATCAACTCCACCCTGATGCCCATCGCCGCCCGAGAACTCAACCGGGCCACCAGCCTGACGCCGGCGCCCTATCAGCGTATCGAGGGACTCGATCAGCTCGACAAGATCATCGATATCGATCAGAGCCCCATCGGACGAACGCCCCGCTCCAATCCGGCGACCTATACCGGCATCTTCACGCCGATCCGCGAGCTGTTCGCCGGCACCCAGGAAGCCCGGGCGCGGGGCTACAAGCCCGGCCGCTTCTCCTTCAATGTCAAGGGCGGACGCTGCGAAGCCTGCCAGGGGGACGGCATGATCAAGGTGGAGATGCACTTCCTGCCGGATATCTACGTGCCTTGCGACGTGTGCAAGGGTAAGCGCTACAACCGCGAAACCCTGGAAATCAAGTACAAGGAACGCAACATCCACGAAGTGCTGGAGATGACCGTAGAGGAAGCGTTGGACTTCTTCAGCCCCGTACCGGCGATCGCTCGGCGGCTGCAGACCCTGATGGACGTGGGGCTTTCCTACGTGCGCCTGGGCCAGAGCGCCACCACCCTCTCCGGCGGCGAGGCGCAGCGGGTCAAGCTGGCCCGGGAGCTGGCCAAGCGCGATACCGGCAAGACCCTATATATACTCGACGAACCCACCACCGGCTTGCATTTCGAGGATATCCGGCAGCTCTTGACAGTACTTCACCGTCTGCGGGATCACGGCAATACCGTGGTGGTGATCGAGCACAATCTGGACGTGATCAAGACCGCGGACTGGCTGGTGGACATGGGGCCGGAAGGCGGTTCCGGCGGCGGGCGGATCATCGCCGAGGGAACGCCGGAGCAGGTAGCGAATCTTGCGGAATCACATACCGGCCACTTCCTCAAGCCGCTGCTTGAACGCCAGCGGCAGCCGGAACTGGAAACCTCCTGAGCGGATAATGCCTATCTCAGGATGATCAACCGATTAGGCAACTCGTCACGCTCGTGAGTGGCGGGCACCTGCTGCTTGAGGTGCTCGCCGCAGGATTCGATGCAGTCCAGAAATCCTTGCAGCGTCTGGCCCTGTCTGACGCGTTGCGTGAAAGCGGCAACGATATCCGTCCAGGTCTCGTTGCTCAGGCGACTCGAGATGCCGTGGTCGACCAGGATCTCCACGTAGCGCTCGGCTTCCGAGACGAAGATCAGCATGCCGGTGCCGGCAGCGGTGTGATGCAGGTTCTGTTCCAGAAACTGTCGTCGCGCCAGATTCGACGCCCGCCAGTGGCGTACCGAACGAGGAATAAGCCGCGTCGTGACCGCGGGAAGGCGAAACACCAGGGCGAGAACGATAAAGCTGGCCCACTGGACCAGCAATAGACTCGAGGCGTCCCACCAGCCGGGGAAATAGTTGATCGCGCCGGGCACCACCAGGGCGAAAATGCCTGCCCAGAGCAGAGGAATATAGGCGTAGTTATCCGCTTGGGCGGCGAGCACGGTGACCAGTTCCGCATCCGTTTCCTGCTCGACCCTTTTGATCGCCTCGGCGACCTCCCGCTGCTCTTTTTCGTTCAGTAACGCCATGGTATTTTCTACTCGCTTCTTTTCGGGCTAGTCATTTCGCTAGGGACCAAATCTTGTCTACCAGCCCCCCGAAGCGCCACCGCCGCCAAAACCACCACCGCCGCCGCTGAAACCGCCACCGCCAAAACCATCCCCCCCGCGATGACCGCCGCCACCCAAGGCGCCGCCCAGCAGCAGGCCGCCGAGCACGCCGGAACGGCCGCCGCGTCCACCGCCCCCCAGGAATATCGCAATAACCAGTAGCAGCACGAAGAAAAGGATCGATCGGCCACCCTCGGGAGTCTCATTCACCGCCTGGTTCGGCGCTGCCTGCTCCAGCGGATCTCCTCCCAGTACCTGAATCATCGCTTGGGTACCTTCGGAGATGCCGCGGGCAAAGTCGCCCTCGCGGAATGCCGGGGTAATGATCTGGTTGATGATCACCGAGGACTGGGCGTCCGTCAGCCGCCCTTCCAGACCGTAGCCGACCTCGATACGCAGCTTGCGCTCGTCCCGGGCGACGATCAGCAGCGCGCCGTTGTCCTCATCGGACTGACCGATACCCCAATGTCGGCCCAGCTGATAACCGTACTGCTCAATGGACACGCCCTGTAGATCCGGCAGCGTGACCACTACAATCTGCTCGGTAGTAGCCTGCTCGTGGGCCTCAAGCATCCGGGTCAGTCGGGTTTCCGTTCCGGCGTCGAGCAGCTCCGCTCGGTCGACGACACGGCCACTGAGTTCGGGGAAATTCAGCTGCTGAGCCTGAACACCAATCGCACAGAGCCATAGCAGCGCGAAGAGCGAGAGACGGCGCAGACCTTTCATCAGAACTCCACCTGGGGCGCCTGATCCGCTTCCGGCGCGGTTGCCTTGAAGTTCTCGCGTAGCTCCATATCGCTGTAGAGCAAGCCATGCCAGATTCGGCCGGGGAAGGTGCGGATCTCGGTGTTGTAGCGCTCCACCGCAGCGATGAAATCGCGTCGTGCGACGGCGATACGGTTTTCGGTGCCTTCCAACTGGGACTGCAGCGCCAGGAAATTCTGGTTCGACCTCAACTCCGGATAGCGCTCGGAAACCGCCATCAGCCGACTCAGGGCACTGGTGAGCTGTCCTTGGGCCTGCTCGAACCGCTGCAGTTGCTGGGGATTGTCGAGGGTGTCGGCATCGACTTGAATGGAAGTGGCCTTGGCCCGCGCCTCCACCACCGCGGTCAGCGTCTCCTGCTCCTGTTTCGCGAAGCCCTTGACGGTTTCCACCAGGTTGGGAACCAGATCGGCGCGTCGCTGATACTGGTTTTCCACCTGTGACCAGGCGGATTTGACCTGCTCGTCGTAGGTCGGCAGATTATTCACGCCGCAGCCTGTCAGCAGCAGGGTGATAAGCAGCAATGTGACCGCCTGCCAGGCGATCCTGTAAGGGGTGACTGCGGATTTCAATTGCATGATAGGGAACGTCGCTCCGTTTGAAACCGATCGCTAGAAGTGCATGGTACAGGGAAGAGGACGAAACGCTAACCATATAAAAAAACCGGCCCATCTTTTGGGCCGGTTTTCCTATAGCGTG
This window encodes:
- the uvrA gene encoding excinuclease ABC subunit UvrA; translated protein: MDKILVRGARTHNLKQIDVELPRDKLIVITGLSGSGKSSLAFDTLYAEGQRRYVESLSTYARQFLSMMEKPDIDHIEGLSPAISIEQKSTSHNPRSTVGTITEIYDYLRLLFARAGTPRCPEHGEDLEAQTISQMVDQVLALPEGSKLMLLAPVVSGRKGEHLQLLAELRAQGFVRAMIDGQVLELDDIAPLEKNRKHDISVVVDRLKVREGLAQRLAESFETALNLADGIAIVHDMDDTFDDITFSARFACPVCGYSIAELEPRMFSFNNPAGACPSCDGLGVQQFFGADRLISHPELSLAEGVIKGWDRRSIYYFNQLQAVATHYRFALETPWQDLARHEQEIILHGSGKDNIAFSYVNDRGRKVSRDHPFEGVLPNMQRRYRETESNMVREELARYIAVQPCPACHGTRLRKESRHVFIDEHTLPDITRLPIGTAWSYFKNLELAGRRGEIAVKIINEIHARLEFLVNVGLDYLTLERSADTLSGGEAQRIRLASQIGAGLVGVMYILDEPSIGLHQRDNDRLLKTLERLRDLGNTVIVVEHDEEAILAADHVLDIGPGAGVHGGRVVAQGTPQQVKDCTASLTGQYLSGTRRIELPSHRIPGNPEKILRLVGATGNNLQDVTLELPLGLFICVTGVSGSGKSTLINSTLMPIAARELNRATSLTPAPYQRIEGLDQLDKIIDIDQSPIGRTPRSNPATYTGIFTPIRELFAGTQEARARGYKPGRFSFNVKGGRCEACQGDGMIKVEMHFLPDIYVPCDVCKGKRYNRETLEIKYKERNIHEVLEMTVEEALDFFSPVPAIARRLQTLMDVGLSYVRLGQSATTLSGGEAQRVKLARELAKRDTGKTLYILDEPTTGLHFEDIRQLLTVLHRLRDHGNTVVVIEHNLDVIKTADWLVDMGPEGGSGGGRIIAEGTPEQVANLAESHTGHFLKPLLERQRQPELETS
- a CDS encoding TPM domain-containing protein; this encodes MALLNEKEQREVAEAIKRVEQETDAELVTVLAAQADNYAYIPLLWAGIFALVVPGAINYFPGWWDASSLLLVQWASFIVLALVFRLPAVTTRLIPRSVRHWRASNLARRQFLEQNLHHTAAGTGMLIFVSEAERYVEILVDHGISSRLSNETWTDIVAAFTQRVRQGQTLQGFLDCIESCGEHLKQQVPATHERDELPNRLIILR
- a CDS encoding TPM domain-containing protein, whose translation is MKGLRRLSLFALLWLCAIGVQAQQLNFPELSGRVVDRAELLDAGTETRLTRMLEAHEQATTEQIVVVTLPDLQGVSIEQYGYQLGRHWGIGQSDEDNGALLIVARDERKLRIEVGYGLEGRLTDAQSSVIINQIITPAFREGDFARGISEGTQAMIQVLGGDPLEQAAPNQAVNETPEGGRSILFFVLLLVIAIFLGGGGRGGRSGVLGGLLLGGALGGGGHRGGDGFGGGGFSGGGGGFGGGGASGGW
- a CDS encoding LemA family protein, with protein sequence MQLKSAVTPYRIAWQAVTLLLITLLLTGCGVNNLPTYDEQVKSAWSQVENQYQRRADLVPNLVETVKGFAKQEQETLTAVVEARAKATSIQVDADTLDNPQQLQRFEQAQGQLTSALSRLMAVSERYPELRSNQNFLALQSQLEGTENRIAVARRDFIAAVERYNTEIRTFPGRIWHGLLYSDMELRENFKATAPEADQAPQVEF